ACTCCTATTTCTCTAGATTGTACATCGAAATTAAATTTAATGGAAGGATGGTTGGATTAACATTTATTTCCCTTTCATATTAGGAATTTTAATTATTATTTATTTTTACATTTATTTGATTTTCCAGACATACACTTCAAGTGTAAAGGTGTTCATTTTTGGTGTACTAATTAATAAAATATTTTCTACAGAAGAATTATTAAAGATATATATTCAAACTATTTCATTAATATGCAATTTTTTAGATGTAAAATTTAAAATGCCAGGGATTAATGGATATTTTATTCAAAGAGATATTATTTTAGTCTTAATATGAAATTATCTTAAAATAATTTTAATATAGTTATTATAATTAATAGAAAAAAAATAAAATATTCTCAACAGAATTACAAAATTTAAACATCTAGATGATCTACTGTAGAAAATTTTTTTAATATTTGTTGATTATAATTAAAAAATTAGTTTAAAATTTAAATTTTATGATTCTACTGTAGAATAATATTATCAAATTTCAATTCATATTTTCTACTTTTATCCCTAGAATATTTTTTTTACCTTCAAAAACTGATTTAGCTATCTGTGCACTTCCTAAAGAACCAGATGTAGGGGGTAATTTAAGAATTGGAATTGATTTATTCAATCCCATTTTAATTTCTTGAAAAAAGTCATAAGGTTTTTGCATTGAACCTATTGAACCTGTTAAAACAATACCTTGAAGTTGGGAATCGGTTATCCCAATAAGACCATGAATTTCCATTAGAATGCTCATAATCATTGTTTTGAAAGCAAGCTCAGTCATTTCATCTCCTTTGATGTATCGTTGTAGAAGCTCTTCTTTAGCTAATGAAACTTTTGTATCTAAATTTGCTATTTTAACCGCTCCTGCTCTCGAAAAACATTCATTAGCTGTTTTTAATCCATCATCAATGTCTCTAATCATTTGAAGATCTAATGGGCCATGAACTATACCCATTGCCCCAATACAAGCATCCATTGCTCCACGTATTTTTCCATCTTCAATTAACATGCTTACAGTATTTGAGCTAATATCTGATACAATCATATTTTCAAAACCAGTTTCCATATATGCATTGTAACATATACTGATTTTTTCAGAGCTTGCATGATGGGAATAAGCAGCTTTAAATCGAGGATCAAGACAGCCTGTATTCTTATGGATTCCGGGTATAAGTATTGTGGGAATTCCTGATTTTTTTATTTCATCATATACTGCAGTTCCTCCTCCAGTTACCTTACCTGCACCTTCCATAGATAGAATTCCTCTATCTTTAACCTTTTCAATAGGCATAATGGTATTGATGCCGTCACCCATAGCGTAAGTAATGGCCATTAGGTCAATGGATTTTAGGTCAACCATTTTATTAAGCTGTTGAAGTGCTGATGCAGAGCCTTTTGATAGTTCTTCTCTTCCAATTTTGAAGTGTACAGGCTTATCAGTAAGTATAGTAAAAGAAAC
This sequence is a window from Methanobacterium sp. SMA-27. Protein-coding genes within it:
- a CDS encoding methanogenesis marker 12 protein, with the protein product MVFIGMDHGTTGVSFTILTDKPVHFKIGREELSKGSASALQQLNKMVDLKSIDLMAITYAMGDGINTIMPIEKVKDRGILSMEGAGKVTGGGTAVYDEIKKSGIPTILIPGIHKNTGCLDPRFKAAYSHHASSEKISICYNAYMETGFENMIVSDISSNTVSMLIEDGKIRGAMDACIGAMGIVHGPLDLQMIRDIDDGLKTANECFSRAGAVKIANLDTKVSLAKEELLQRYIKGDEMTELAFKTMIMSILMEIHGLIGITDSQLQGIVLTGSIGSMQKPYDFFQEIKMGLNKSIPILKLPPTSGSLGSAQIAKSVFEGKKNILGIKVENMN